A part of Actinoallomurus bryophytorum genomic DNA contains:
- the hisD gene encoding histidinol dehydrogenase, whose translation MISRIDLRGSLPDDLRSVLPRAELDVEAALEKVRPICDDVRHRGAAAVREYTARLDGVDLASARVPSEAIRQALDGLAPGVRDALEECVRRARLVHRDQRRTDVTTQVVPGGTVTERFVPVERVGLYVPGGQAVYPSSVVMNVVPAQEAGVRSLAVTSPAQREFGGLPHPVILAACALLGVDEVYAAGGAQAIAMFAYGTEDCRPADLVTGPGNIYVAAAKRLLKGVIGIDSEAGPTEIAVLADATADPSYVAADLISQAEHDTLAASVLVTDSTALADAVERELAAQVQRTKHTERITAALAGRQSGIVLVDDVAAGLRVVDAYAAEHLEIQTADAAAVAARVRNAGAIFIGPHSPVSLGDYLAGSNHVLPTGGCACHSGGLSVQTFLRGIHVIDYDEAALAEATRRVVTLAEAEDLPAHGAALKARYDWGIPE comes from the coding sequence GTGATTTCCCGTATCGACCTGCGCGGGTCCCTGCCGGACGACCTGCGCTCCGTGCTGCCGCGAGCCGAGCTCGACGTCGAAGCCGCCCTGGAGAAGGTGCGGCCCATCTGCGACGACGTGCGACATCGCGGAGCCGCAGCGGTACGCGAGTACACGGCGCGCCTCGACGGCGTCGACCTGGCGTCCGCGCGGGTGCCCTCCGAGGCGATCCGGCAGGCCCTCGACGGCCTCGCCCCCGGCGTGCGCGACGCGCTCGAGGAGTGCGTACGCCGCGCACGCCTGGTCCACCGCGACCAGCGCCGTACCGACGTGACCACGCAGGTCGTGCCGGGCGGCACCGTCACCGAACGCTTTGTGCCGGTGGAGCGGGTCGGGCTCTACGTCCCGGGCGGTCAGGCCGTCTACCCCTCCAGCGTCGTGATGAACGTCGTGCCCGCGCAGGAGGCCGGCGTCCGCTCGCTCGCGGTCACCTCGCCCGCACAGCGGGAGTTCGGCGGCCTGCCGCACCCGGTCATCCTCGCGGCGTGCGCGCTGCTCGGCGTGGACGAGGTGTACGCGGCCGGCGGCGCGCAGGCGATCGCGATGTTCGCCTACGGCACCGAGGACTGCCGCCCGGCCGACCTGGTCACCGGGCCCGGCAACATCTACGTCGCGGCGGCGAAACGCCTGCTCAAGGGCGTGATCGGCATCGACTCCGAGGCCGGCCCGACCGAGATCGCGGTCCTCGCCGACGCGACCGCCGACCCGTCCTACGTCGCCGCCGACCTGATCAGCCAGGCCGAGCACGACACCCTCGCCGCCTCCGTGCTGGTCACCGACTCGACCGCACTCGCCGACGCGGTCGAGCGCGAGCTCGCCGCGCAGGTCCAGCGGACCAAGCACACCGAGCGGATCACCGCGGCCCTCGCGGGACGGCAGTCGGGCATCGTGCTGGTCGACGACGTCGCCGCCGGCCTGCGGGTCGTGGACGCCTACGCCGCCGAGCACCTGGAGATCCAGACCGCCGACGCCGCCGCCGTGGCCGCGCGGGTCCGCAACGCCGGCGCGATCTTCATCGGCCCGCACTCGCCGGTCTCGCTCGGCGACTACCTCGCCGGCTCGAACCACGTGCTGCCCACGGGCGGCTGCGCCTGTCATTCGGGAGGCCTGTCCGTGCAGACCTTCCTGCGCGGCATCCACGTCATCGACTACGACGAGGCGGCCCTGGCCGAGGCGACCCGGCGCGTCGTCACGCTCGCCGAGGCCGAGGACCTGCCCGCGCACGGCGCCGCGCTCAAGGCGAGGTACGACTGGGGGATTCCCGAATGA
- a CDS encoding MFS transporter has product MNATTGAGKREWVGLAVLALPTLLVSIDVFVLLLALPRLSTDLGAGSTAQLWIMDVYGFLIAGFLITMGSLGDRIGRRRLLLIGAAGFGAASVLAAYSTSAGMLIVARALLGIAGATLAPSTLGLISNMFTVPRQRAVAISVWMACFMSGAALGPLVAGVLLDHFWWGSVFLLGVPAMVLLLVLGPFLLPEYRDAGAGRIDLPSVGLSLAAILPLVYGLKELARSGWQPIPIAAVVAGAAFGWVFVRRQHRLADPLLDLRLFAHRAFSAALGSIMFGTMLMGAIMMFIAEYFQLVRGLSPLQAGLCMLPGVGGSMVSFLASPHLARRVRPAYLIGGGMVVSVCGLLLIASADPVSGLAAVVIGFGVTNFGAGPMVTLGTDLVVGSAPVEKAGSAGAMNQTSGEFGFALGIAALGSLGTVVYRGKVSVPAGVPAGAARDSLAGAVTVAGRLPSSVGTQLLDSARVAFVSGMHVAATVSAVLLIVVAAVVATLLRNVRPSGEPVEPDTADEPRVEALR; this is encoded by the coding sequence ATGAACGCCACGACTGGGGCCGGAAAGCGAGAGTGGGTGGGACTGGCCGTGCTGGCCCTGCCCACGCTGCTCGTCTCGATCGATGTATTCGTGCTGCTGCTCGCGTTGCCGCGACTGAGCACCGACCTCGGCGCCGGCAGCACCGCGCAGCTGTGGATCATGGATGTGTACGGCTTCCTGATAGCCGGCTTCCTGATCACGATGGGCAGCCTCGGCGACCGGATCGGGCGCCGCAGGCTGCTGCTGATCGGTGCGGCCGGTTTCGGCGCCGCGTCGGTGCTCGCGGCGTACTCCACCAGCGCCGGAATGCTCATCGTCGCCCGCGCGCTGCTGGGCATCGCCGGCGCGACGCTGGCGCCTTCCACGCTCGGCCTGATCAGCAACATGTTCACCGTGCCCCGGCAGCGGGCGGTGGCGATCAGCGTCTGGATGGCCTGCTTCATGTCGGGTGCCGCCCTCGGCCCGCTGGTCGCCGGGGTCCTTCTCGACCACTTCTGGTGGGGCTCGGTGTTCCTGCTCGGTGTGCCGGCGATGGTGCTGCTGCTCGTGCTCGGCCCGTTCCTCCTGCCGGAGTACCGCGACGCCGGGGCCGGCCGCATCGATCTGCCGAGCGTGGGACTGTCCCTGGCCGCGATCCTGCCCCTGGTGTACGGGCTCAAGGAGCTGGCCCGCAGCGGCTGGCAGCCCATCCCGATCGCGGCTGTGGTGGCCGGCGCGGCCTTCGGCTGGGTCTTCGTCCGGCGCCAGCACCGGCTGGCCGACCCACTGCTGGACCTGCGCCTGTTCGCCCACCGCGCGTTCAGTGCCGCGCTCGGCAGCATCATGTTCGGCACGATGCTCATGGGCGCGATCATGATGTTCATCGCGGAGTACTTCCAGCTGGTGCGGGGCCTGTCGCCGCTCCAGGCGGGCCTGTGCATGCTCCCCGGCGTGGGCGGGTCGATGGTGAGCTTCCTGGCGTCGCCGCACCTCGCTCGCCGGGTACGGCCGGCGTACCTGATCGGCGGCGGCATGGTGGTCTCCGTGTGCGGCCTCCTGCTCATCGCCTCGGCGGATCCCGTGTCGGGCCTGGCGGCCGTCGTGATCGGCTTCGGCGTCACCAATTTCGGCGCCGGCCCCATGGTCACTCTCGGCACCGACCTGGTCGTCGGCTCCGCACCGGTCGAGAAGGCGGGCTCCGCGGGGGCGATGAACCAGACCAGCGGCGAGTTCGGTTTCGCCCTCGGCATCGCCGCGCTGGGCAGCCTCGGCACCGTGGTCTACCGCGGCAAGGTCAGCGTGCCGGCCGGTGTCCCCGCCGGCGCGGCCCGCGACTCGCTGGCGGGTGCGGTGACCGTGGCCGGCCGGCTGCCCTCGAGCGTGGGCACCCAGCTCCTCGACTCCGCACGTGTGGCCTTCGTGAGCGGCATGCACGTGGCCGCCACGGTCAGCGCGGTCCTGCTGATCGTCGTCGCCGCCGTCGTGGCCACGCTGCTACGGAACGTGCGCCCGAGCGGTGAGCCGGTCGAGCCGGACACCGCCGATGAACCGCGCGTCGAGGCCCTCAGGTAG
- the hisB gene encoding imidazoleglycerol-phosphate dehydratase HisB: MAAGERGHARRDGGVPRRPEGESVTERRGRVERGTKETQVFVEVGLDGTGQVDVATGVGFFDHMLTQLGKHGSFDLTAKTTGDLHIDSHHTIEDTAIALGQAFREALGDKSGIRRFANASVPLDETLAQVTVDLSGRPFLVHSEPEGIAPMIGPDYDTTMTRHIFEALVYNAAICLHIHVPYGRNAHHIVEAQFKALARALRDACEHDPRAQGIPSTKGAL; encoded by the coding sequence ATGGCTGCGGGTGAGCGTGGGCACGCCCGACGAGATGGCGGCGTTCCGCGCCGCCCTGAAGGAGAGTCAGTGACTGAGCGCAGGGGGCGGGTCGAGCGGGGCACGAAGGAGACCCAGGTCTTCGTCGAGGTCGGCCTCGACGGCACCGGCCAGGTCGACGTGGCCACCGGCGTCGGCTTCTTCGACCACATGCTGACCCAGCTCGGCAAGCACGGCTCCTTCGACCTGACCGCCAAGACCACCGGCGACCTGCACATCGACAGCCACCACACGATCGAGGACACCGCGATCGCGCTCGGCCAGGCGTTCCGCGAGGCGCTCGGCGACAAGTCCGGCATCCGGCGGTTCGCCAACGCGAGTGTCCCGCTGGACGAGACGCTGGCGCAGGTCACCGTCGACCTGTCCGGCCGCCCGTTCCTGGTGCACAGCGAGCCCGAGGGCATCGCCCCGATGATCGGGCCGGACTACGACACGACCATGACCCGGCACATCTTCGAGGCGCTCGTCTACAACGCGGCGATCTGCCTGCACATCCACGTGCCGTACGGGCGCAACGCGCACCACATCGTGGAGGCCCAGTTCAAGGCGCTGGCCCGCGCCCTGCGCGACGCGTGCGAGCACGACCCGCGCGCCCAGGGCATTCCCTCCACCAAGGGCGCGCTGTGA
- a CDS encoding glucose 1-dehydrogenase, with protein sequence MRALTVVPRQAGSLEVSEFADPVAGEGELLVEGIALGVCGTDREIAGGQYGWAPQGEERLILGHESLGRVREAPPGSGFSAGDLVVGIVRRPDPVPCGACAHGEFDMCRNGRYTEHGIKEIHGYGSELWTVEADYAVRLDPSLEDVGMLVEPTTVVAKAWEHIERIGKRAWFEPHCVLVAGAGPIGLLAAMLGVQRGLDVHVLDQVKDGPKPELVAALGATYHTGSIPEVAAKAEPDIVIEATGVARLVLDAMANNAAASVVCLTGVSPTGRPIEVDAGSLNRGIVLQNDVVFGTVNANRRHYDLAVRALGLADHAWLAGLVTRRLPLERAHEAFEQGGEEVKVVIDLGS encoded by the coding sequence ATGCGCGCTCTAACCGTCGTACCGCGTCAGGCGGGTTCGCTCGAGGTGTCGGAGTTCGCCGACCCGGTGGCCGGCGAGGGTGAGCTGCTGGTCGAGGGCATCGCGCTCGGCGTGTGCGGTACCGACCGGGAGATCGCCGGGGGACAGTACGGCTGGGCGCCGCAGGGGGAGGAGCGCCTGATCCTCGGCCATGAGTCGCTCGGCCGGGTACGCGAGGCGCCACCCGGCAGCGGGTTCAGCGCCGGTGACCTGGTCGTCGGCATCGTACGGCGGCCCGACCCCGTACCCTGCGGCGCCTGTGCGCACGGTGAGTTCGACATGTGCCGCAACGGCCGCTACACCGAGCACGGCATCAAGGAGATCCACGGCTACGGTTCGGAGCTGTGGACGGTCGAGGCCGACTACGCCGTACGCCTCGACCCGTCCCTGGAAGACGTCGGAATGCTGGTGGAGCCCACGACGGTCGTGGCCAAGGCGTGGGAGCACATCGAGCGCATCGGCAAGCGCGCCTGGTTCGAGCCGCACTGTGTGCTCGTCGCCGGCGCGGGCCCGATCGGCCTGCTGGCCGCCATGCTCGGGGTGCAGCGCGGCCTCGACGTCCACGTTCTTGACCAGGTGAAGGACGGCCCCAAGCCCGAGCTGGTCGCCGCGCTCGGCGCGACGTACCACACCGGGTCGATCCCGGAGGTCGCCGCGAAGGCGGAGCCGGACATCGTCATCGAGGCCACCGGTGTCGCGCGGCTCGTCCTGGACGCCATGGCGAACAACGCGGCGGCGAGCGTCGTCTGCCTGACCGGAGTGTCGCCGACCGGGCGGCCGATCGAGGTGGACGCCGGCTCGCTGAACCGCGGGATCGTGCTCCAGAACGACGTCGTCTTCGGCACGGTCAACGCCAACCGCCGCCACTACGACCTGGCGGTACGCGCGCTCGGCCTGGCCGACCACGCGTGGCTGGCGGGCCTGGTCACGCGGCGGCTGCCGCTGGAGCGGGCGCACGAGGCGTTCGAACAGGGCGGGGAAGAGGTCAAGGTCGTCATCGATCTGGGTTCCTGA
- the hisH gene encoding imidazole glycerol phosphate synthase subunit HisH: MKIVVLDYGSGNLRSAERAIARLGPEVTVTADFDTALEADGLVVPGVGAFAACMNGLRGVRGEQLIGRRLAGGRPVLGICVGMQILFEKGVEHGITTDGCGEWPGAVERLNAPILPHMGWNTVDAPDGSALFAGLDAETRFYFVHSYGVRTWELEPGRFTAPLVTWAEHGERFVAAVENGALCATQFHPEKSGDAGSQVLKNWLSTVS, translated from the coding sequence GTGAAGATCGTCGTCCTGGACTACGGGTCGGGCAACCTCCGCTCGGCCGAGCGGGCGATCGCCCGGCTCGGCCCGGAGGTGACGGTCACCGCCGACTTCGACACGGCGCTGGAGGCCGACGGGCTCGTCGTGCCGGGGGTCGGCGCGTTCGCCGCGTGCATGAACGGCCTGCGCGGGGTGCGCGGCGAGCAGCTCATCGGCCGCCGGCTCGCGGGCGGGCGCCCGGTGCTCGGCATCTGCGTCGGCATGCAGATCCTGTTCGAGAAGGGCGTCGAGCACGGCATCACCACCGACGGCTGCGGGGAGTGGCCCGGCGCGGTCGAGCGCCTGAACGCCCCGATCCTGCCGCACATGGGCTGGAACACCGTCGACGCACCGGACGGGTCGGCGCTGTTCGCCGGCCTGGACGCCGAGACGCGCTTCTACTTCGTGCACTCGTACGGCGTGCGCACCTGGGAGCTGGAGCCGGGCCGGTTCACGGCGCCGCTGGTGACCTGGGCCGAGCACGGCGAGCGTTTCGTGGCCGCGGTGGAGAACGGCGCGCTGTGCGCCACGCAGTTCCACCCGGAAAAGTCCGGCGACGCCGGGTCACAGGTCCTGAAGAACTGGCTGTCGACGGTCTCATGA
- a CDS encoding PhzF family phenazine biosynthesis protein produces the protein MRIHVVDAFTDRPFAGNPAAVCVLATPADAGWMQRVAMEMNLSETAFPRPLDDPGADFELRWFTPKVEVALCGHATLGSAHVLYETGAVPPGRPIRFRTLHSGVLTVTRGGDGTLAMDFPACPPDKADVPGLAEVLGVSPSWTGRNTQNDILAVIDDAEAVRTLTPDLTALARIDARGVCVTAAGTDHDFVSRFFAPAVGVPEDPVTGSAHCMLAPFWAGRLGRRQMRAHQASPRGGEVRVEARGDRVTLIGSAVTVIEGTLRVGPS, from the coding sequence ATGCGGATCCACGTCGTCGACGCGTTCACCGACCGTCCCTTCGCCGGGAACCCCGCCGCGGTGTGCGTCCTGGCGACCCCGGCCGACGCCGGCTGGATGCAACGGGTCGCGATGGAGATGAACCTGTCCGAGACCGCCTTCCCGCGCCCGCTCGACGACCCCGGCGCGGACTTCGAGCTCCGCTGGTTCACCCCGAAGGTCGAGGTGGCCCTCTGCGGTCACGCCACGCTCGGCTCCGCCCACGTGCTGTACGAGACCGGCGCCGTACCGCCCGGCCGCCCGATCCGGTTCCGTACGCTGCACAGCGGCGTGCTGACCGTCACCCGTGGCGGCGACGGCACGCTCGCGATGGACTTTCCCGCTTGCCCGCCGGACAAGGCCGACGTCCCGGGCCTCGCCGAGGTGCTCGGCGTCTCGCCCTCCTGGACCGGGCGCAACACGCAGAACGACATCCTCGCGGTGATCGACGACGCCGAGGCCGTCCGGACGCTGACACCGGACCTGACGGCGCTGGCCCGCATCGACGCGCGCGGCGTCTGCGTCACGGCCGCCGGCACGGACCATGACTTCGTCTCACGCTTCTTCGCGCCGGCGGTCGGCGTGCCGGAGGACCCGGTGACCGGCTCCGCGCACTGCATGCTGGCGCCCTTCTGGGCCGGGCGCCTCGGCCGTAGGCAGATGCGCGCCCACCAGGCATCGCCGCGCGGGGGAGAGGTACGCGTCGAGGCGCGGGGCGACCGTGTCACGCTCATCGGCAGTGCCGTCACGGTGATCGAGGGCACTCTGCGCGTCGGGCCGTCCTGA
- a CDS encoding histidinol-phosphate transaminase, with amino-acid sequence MTDNAISLGDLPLREDLRGREPYGAPQLDVPVRLNTNENPYPPSPRLVAALSAAIGEIAGGLNRYPDRDAVELRKDLADYLGHEVTARNVWAANGSNEIIQQILQAFGGPGRTAIGFEPSYSMHPIITAVSGTGWINAHRDEDFGLEAERAVAAIEEHRPDIVFLTSPNNPTGTSLRLEAIEAVLRVAPGMVVVDEAYAEFRREGTPSALSLLPGNPRLIVTRTMSKAFAMAGTRVGYLAADPAVIDALLLVRLPYHLSAVTQTVARTAIAHQEELLGAVETLRAERDALVGWLRGEGLEVADSDANFVLFGRFPDRRRVWQGILDRGVLIREVGPPEWLRVSVGTPDEMAAFRAALKESQ; translated from the coding sequence ATGACCGACAACGCGATCTCGCTCGGCGACCTGCCGCTGCGCGAGGACCTGCGCGGCCGTGAGCCGTACGGCGCCCCCCAGCTCGACGTGCCGGTACGCCTCAACACCAACGAGAACCCCTACCCGCCGTCGCCGCGGCTGGTCGCGGCCCTGTCGGCGGCCATCGGGGAGATCGCGGGCGGCCTCAACCGCTACCCCGACCGTGACGCGGTCGAGCTGCGCAAGGACCTGGCCGACTACCTCGGCCACGAGGTGACCGCTCGCAACGTCTGGGCGGCGAACGGCTCCAACGAGATCATCCAGCAGATCCTGCAGGCGTTCGGCGGGCCCGGACGCACGGCGATCGGCTTCGAGCCGTCGTACTCCATGCACCCGATCATCACGGCGGTCAGCGGCACGGGGTGGATCAACGCCCACCGCGACGAGGACTTCGGGCTGGAGGCCGAGCGCGCGGTCGCCGCGATCGAGGAGCACCGGCCGGACATCGTCTTCCTGACCTCGCCGAACAACCCGACGGGGACGTCGCTGCGGCTGGAGGCCATCGAGGCCGTGCTGCGGGTCGCGCCGGGCATGGTCGTGGTGGACGAGGCGTACGCGGAGTTCCGCCGCGAGGGCACGCCGAGCGCGCTGTCGCTGCTGCCCGGCAATCCGCGGCTCATCGTCACCCGGACGATGAGCAAGGCGTTCGCGATGGCCGGCACCCGTGTCGGCTACCTGGCCGCAGACCCGGCCGTGATCGACGCGCTGCTGCTCGTCCGCCTGCCGTACCACCTGTCGGCGGTCACCCAGACGGTGGCGCGTACCGCGATCGCCCACCAGGAGGAGCTGCTCGGCGCGGTCGAGACGCTGCGCGCCGAACGCGACGCGCTGGTCGGGTGGCTGCGCGGTGAGGGCCTGGAGGTGGCCGACTCGGACGCGAACTTCGTGCTGTTCGGCCGGTTCCCCGATCGGCGCCGGGTCTGGCAGGGCATTCTTGATCGTGGCGTGCTGATCCGCGAGGTCGGCCCGCCCGAATGGCTGCGGGTGAGCGTGGGCACGCCCGACGAGATGGCGGCGTTCCGCGCCGCCCTGAAGGAGAGTCAGTGA
- the priA gene encoding bifunctional 1-(5-phosphoribosyl)-5-((5-phosphoribosylamino)methylideneamino)imidazole-4-carboxamide isomerase/phosphoribosylanthranilate isomerase PriA — MSLVLLPAVDVADGQAVRLVQGEAGTETSYGEPLDAALAWQSAGAEWIHLVDLDAAFGRGSNHAMLAAVTGKLEVKVELSGGIRDDESLAAALATGCARVNIGTAALENPAWCRKIIAEHGDRIAVGLDVRGTTLAARGWTREGGDLWEVLDRLEADGCPRYVVTDVTKDGTLRGPNVELLREVCGRTDRPVVASGGVSSLEDLRALAGLAPDGVEGAIVGKALYAGAFTLEDALAAVAT; from the coding sequence ATGTCCCTTGTCCTGTTGCCCGCCGTCGACGTCGCCGACGGGCAGGCCGTGCGCCTCGTGCAGGGGGAGGCGGGCACCGAGACGTCGTACGGCGAGCCGCTCGACGCGGCGCTGGCCTGGCAGAGCGCGGGCGCCGAATGGATCCACCTGGTCGACCTGGACGCCGCGTTCGGGCGGGGGTCCAACCACGCCATGCTCGCCGCGGTGACCGGGAAGCTGGAGGTGAAGGTGGAGCTGTCCGGCGGCATCCGCGACGACGAGTCGCTCGCCGCCGCGCTCGCCACCGGCTGCGCGCGCGTCAACATCGGTACCGCCGCGCTGGAGAACCCCGCGTGGTGCCGCAAGATCATCGCCGAGCACGGGGACCGGATCGCGGTCGGCCTCGACGTGCGGGGCACGACGCTCGCGGCCCGTGGCTGGACCCGTGAGGGCGGCGACCTGTGGGAGGTGCTCGACCGGCTGGAGGCCGACGGCTGCCCCCGCTACGTCGTCACCGACGTGACCAAGGACGGCACGCTGCGCGGCCCCAACGTCGAGCTGCTTCGCGAGGTCTGCGGGCGTACGGACCGGCCCGTGGTCGCCTCCGGCGGGGTGTCGTCCCTGGAGGACCTGCGGGCCCTGGCCGGCCTCGCACCCGACGGGGTGGAGGGCGCCATCGTCGGCAAGGCCCTGTACGCGGGCGCGTTCACCCTCGAAGACGCCCTCGCGGCGGTGGCGACGTGA
- the hisF gene encoding imidazole glycerol phosphate synthase subunit HisF — translation MSVAVRVIPCLDVDAGRVVKGVNFENLRDAGDPVELARRYDAEGADELTFLDITASSGERATTYDVVRRTAEQVFIPLTVGGGIRSVEDVDRLLRAGADKVSVNTAAIARPEFLREAAHRFGSQCIVLSVDARRSGEGFEVTTHGGRRGTGLDAIEWARRGEELGVGEILLNSMDADGTKNGFDLEMLRAVRAVVSVPVIASGGAGAVAHFTPAVEAGADAVLAASVFHFGELKISDVKESLREAGHPVR, via the coding sequence GTGAGCGTCGCCGTACGCGTGATCCCCTGCCTGGACGTGGACGCCGGGCGGGTGGTGAAGGGCGTCAACTTCGAAAACCTCCGTGACGCGGGCGACCCGGTCGAGCTGGCCCGCCGGTACGACGCCGAGGGCGCCGACGAGCTGACCTTCCTCGACATCACCGCCTCCAGCGGCGAACGCGCGACCACCTACGACGTGGTCCGCCGTACCGCCGAGCAGGTGTTCATCCCGCTGACGGTCGGCGGCGGCATCCGCTCGGTCGAGGACGTGGACCGGCTCCTGCGGGCCGGCGCGGACAAGGTGTCGGTCAACACCGCCGCGATCGCCCGGCCGGAGTTCCTGCGCGAGGCGGCCCACCGGTTCGGCTCCCAGTGCATCGTGCTGTCCGTGGACGCGCGCCGCTCCGGCGAGGGCTTCGAGGTCACCACCCACGGTGGCCGCCGGGGGACCGGGCTGGACGCGATCGAGTGGGCACGGCGGGGTGAGGAACTCGGCGTCGGTGAGATCCTGCTCAACTCGATGGACGCCGACGGCACCAAGAACGGCTTCGACCTGGAGATGCTCCGCGCCGTGCGCGCGGTCGTGAGCGTGCCGGTGATCGCGAGCGGGGGAGCGGGCGCGGTCGCGCACTTCACCCCGGCGGTCGAGGCGGGCGCGGACGCCGTGCTCGCCGCCAGCGTCTTCCACTTCGGCGAACTCAAGATCTCCGACGTCAAGGAGTCCCTGCGCGAGGCCGGCCACCCGGTCCGCTGA
- a CDS encoding 2'-5' RNA ligase family protein, protein MDPTQTALTVAIPEAEPAVGPLRASPDPSHVTVLYPFLPPERIDERILSVIGDVVAAVPRFDVVFRRVGWFGDRVVWLAPEPDGPFRRLTAAMCRRFPETPPYGGEHTGSTPHLTVRHGEPRRLLDRAAEAVSTRLPIRATVASVQLVTGPPEPGPWRTLAEFLLGEPV, encoded by the coding sequence ATGGACCCCACCCAGACCGCCCTGACCGTCGCGATACCCGAGGCCGAGCCGGCGGTGGGCCCGTTACGGGCATCGCCCGACCCCTCGCACGTGACGGTGCTCTATCCGTTCCTGCCGCCCGAACGGATCGATGAGCGGATCCTGTCCGTCATCGGCGACGTGGTCGCGGCCGTCCCCCGGTTCGACGTGGTGTTCCGCCGCGTCGGGTGGTTCGGTGACAGGGTCGTGTGGCTCGCACCTGAGCCCGACGGGCCGTTCCGGCGGCTTACCGCCGCGATGTGCCGGCGCTTTCCGGAAACACCCCCGTACGGTGGCGAGCACACCGGCTCGACGCCGCACCTGACCGTCCGGCACGGCGAGCCGCGGCGGCTGCTGGACAGGGCGGCCGAGGCCGTCTCCACCCGGCTGCCGATCCGGGCCACGGTCGCGTCGGTCCAACTCGTCACCGGCCCACCGGAGCCGGGCCCCTGGCGTACCCTCGCGGAGTTCCTCCTGGGAGAGCCGGTGTGA